A single Antechinus flavipes isolate AdamAnt ecotype Samford, QLD, Australia chromosome 5, AdamAnt_v2, whole genome shotgun sequence DNA region contains:
- the LOC127538582 gene encoding trypsin-like: MKSLMILVFVGLAVAFSSVDEDDDKIVGGYTCEKNSLPYQVSLNVGYHICGGSLINKEWVLSAAHCYHYQRFQVRLGENNLRVTEGSEQLILAAKVILHPGFNRETNDNDIMLIKLKTPAILNRKVAPISLPRSCASTGTRCLLSGWGNTKSHYVDYPKLLQCLHVPLLSDAECQASYPRQITENMVCAGFLGGGKDSCQGDSGGPLVCNGELQGIISWGFGCAIKNYPGVYTKVCNYVDWIEEMIVANN, encoded by the exons ATGAAGTCCCTAATGATTCTGGTCTTTGTGGGTTTAGCTG TTGCTTTTTCCTCTGTTGATGAAGATGATGACAAGATTGTTGGAGGTTACACTTGTGAGAAGAACTCTCTTCCCTACCAGGTGTCCTTAAATGTGGGCTACCATATCTGTGGTGGCTCCCTCATTAATAAAGAATGGGTACTGTCTGCTGCTCACTGTTACCACTA CCAGCGCTTTCAAGTGAGACTGGGAGAGAACAACCTCCGAGTTACTGAAGGAAGTGAACAGCTTATCCTTGCAGCGAAGGTCATCCTGCATCCAGGTTTCAACAGGGAGACCAACGACAATGACATCATGCTGATTAAGCTGAAAACACCTGCCATTCTCAACAGAAAAGTTGCCCCCATCTCCTTGCCTCGCTCCTGTGCCTCCACAGGCACAAGGTGTCTCCTCTCTGGTTGGGGCAACACCAAGAGCCACTATG TTGACTATCCCAAGTTGCTACAGTGTTTGCACGTTCCCCTTCTGTCTGATGCTGAGTGCCAGGCCTCCTACCCTAGACAGATCACAGAAAACATGGTCTGTGCTGGTTTCCTAGGAGGAGGCAAAGATTCCTGCCAG GGAGACTCAGGGGGCCCTCTGGTCTGTAATGGAGAACTTCAGGGTATTATCTCCTGGGGCTTTGGCTGTGCTATAAAGAACTACCCTGGAGTATATACCAAGGTATGCAATTATGTGGATTGGATTGAGGAGATGATTGTTGCCAACAACTGA